TTAAATTTCTTCATCGTTGGATCGTCGTAGATGGAAATAAATTCAGGCATGATTCTTTCGTTCAATTTTTTAGTAAAAGTCTGGCCTTCAAATTCACTTTTCTGACGGTGCCCTTCAACACGATGTCCGAAAATTTCATGGAAAAAAACACCACAGGCACGATTCATCAGGATTGCGGGTCCAGAATATGGTTCAACCAGTGGGGCATTCTTCAAGGCATACAAATTTTTGATGAGCGAATCAATCTGGGATTTAAGAAACTCTTCATCTGGAAGATTTTCTATCTTCCGGGCAAAAACAGGATAGGAAAGATAAAGTTCCATGCCATCATCCGCCATGGTTGCGGCATACACCTGAAGGTGATAACTGACCTGGTTGTGTAGCAACTTTGTTCCCTCGGTATTGACTAAATATTTGGTTTGGGAAATGGCACGGAGGGCTACCCGGGAGCTGTAGATCCAGGTGTGATCTTTGAAAAGTGCGGATAGTTTACGGAGGCGTTCTTTCCATAGATTTTGGTCCAGGTTGATATCCTCGATCATCCCAATGTATTCTATCCTCGGCGCTTTACTGAAATCCGGGGAGGTATCAGATTCAATTACTTTTACCTGTCTTTCATTCAGGACTTTTATATAGCGTTCTTGGGCGGATTTGAATTTTTTATCTGTTTCTGTCCAGAGGATCAATCGCAATGCCTCAGGATTATCGTCGATCGGAACCTCCGCAGGTGTTGTCCACCATTCGGATTCTTCGGCACCACGGATTTCGTGATAATTATCGAGTTTGTATGAGCCGACTCGCAGGTCCACATCTAAATACCGGTGTCTATTTTCTTGCTCTTCAACTATTACCCCGAGTGTGGCATTGATTACAATTTGATGTTCGTCCACAATTTCATACTGTATGAAATAAACCGGGAAGGGTTTTGTTGACTGGAGAATTTTATACGAACGATTGAGTTCTTCATCCATGGTATTGAGGATGCTACTGTATGCCTTCACCAAATGAATACTCACAAAAAGAATGAGAAAAAAGAATTTTTTCATTGTCGACTCCTTATTTTATAATCTTAAATCAATTTTTCGTCAAGTCAAGGGCGTGTTTTTTATGCATTAAAGTCTAACAACTTAGCGATGTCTGCTGGTCCCCGGACCTCAAATATTGCCATTCCTTGTTCTTTTGCTGGAAGGAGGTCTACATGGTAACGATCACCGACCATTAGACATTCTTCAGGCTTGAAACCTATTTCTTTCACTAAAAATTGAAAGACCCGGGGGTCAGGTTTGATGAGGCGAAAATTTTCATAGGTAAAGATGTAATCAAAAAGTTCTTTTATCCCAAGGGCATTGAGGATTCTCTCGGTTTGGATACGGTTATTGTTCGTGAAGACGGCGAGTTTATATTTCGCTTTTAATTTTTTCAGCACTCCCTGCAATTCTTGATCAGGTTTTAGATAATCACCAGCATCAAAATATTTGATATTCTCATTGTGCCATTCCTCAATTGGTATCCCGAATGAAAGAAGGGCAAGGGTATAAGGTATGGGATAACCTTTTTCTTCTTTTATCTCAGCACGCCGCTTTTCCAGTGTCTCTTTTGCCTGTTCCAAGGTGGTATTTTTAATCTTGGCATATGTATGGTAGGCAGCTTCCGCAAATTTTTGATAAACTTCCGGACTGGTATAAAGCGTGCCATCGAGGTCAAAAATGATTACCTTCACCATTTTCCGACCCGAAAAATAAGCTATCAAAGAAATCCGGGTTCCTCCGATATCCCGGATTAGTTATTCTGCGCAGCGTTTCTGTAATCTTTCCCAGATCCGGTCGACTTCGGCCTGGAATTCCTCAATTGGGGTCTTATCCTTCAACTTGAAGAGATGAGCAAATCTTCCTTGGATTTTTAAAAACTCTTCCACTGGTTTTTTCTCTTTTGGTTTCACGGTGATTCGGTATTTGCCATTTTCATACTCATAAAGTGGCCAGACACATGTTTCTACAGCAAGGCGGGTAATTGCAATCGTCTTTTCCGGCGGATATGCCCAACCGAGCCGACATGGGGAAAAGACATTGATGAACGAAGGTCCATTGGCATCTAAGGCTTTGCGCACTTTTGTGACCAAATCGTTCCAATATCCAATCGTTGCCTGGGCTGCGTAAGCAGGTTCGTGTGCTATGACGATCTCGGTCAAATTTTTACGAGGTTGGAGCTTACCCGGAAGCACTGTTCCTGCCGGTGAGGTTGTGGTATGGGCACCATAGGGAGTGGCAGAAGAGCGTTGGATTCCTGTGTTCATGTAGGCTTCGTTGTTGTAACAAACATAAAGGACTCGGTGTCTCCTTTCAATCATTCCTGAAAGCGCCTGAAGACCGATGTCATAGGTTCCACCATCACCTCCGAAGGCGATAAATCGTAATTCCTTATCAATTTTACCCTTTCGCTTCAGTGCCTTGTATGCCGCTTCGACACCAGCCATGGTGGCAGCGACATTTTCAAAGGCATTGTGGATATAAGGAACATTCCAAGCCGAGTAGGGAAAGATTGTGGAGATTACTTCAAGGCAACCAGTGGCAGCACCAACCACGACTGGATATTGGGCAGCGAGCAGAACCTGCCGGGCCACAATCGTTGCCCCGCAACCAGCACAGGCCCGGTGTCCACCTAAGAATTTCTCACCCTGTTGAGCCAGTTCTTTCAGTGTCGCCATTATTCCCCCCTTACTCCATAATAGACGATATCTTTGTCCACTTTACCGGTATCCTTAATCTTAAGCAATTGGTCAAAGATCTCTTCAATTTCTTCAATGCTGATATCCCGTCCACCGAGGCCATATATATAATTTTTCAACAATGGCTTTTTCTCCGATTCATAAAGGATGGACCGACAATCATTATACAGATGACCGCCAAGGGTAGAGAGAGTATCAGCACGGTCCATTATTCCAAGAACCCGGACTTTGGTGATTGCCTTGAGCATCGCTTCTTTTGGGAAGGGTCGATAAATCCGGCAGCGCACCAAACCTACTTTCTTTCCCTTTTTCCGCATCCGGTCCACAGCCACCTTACCGGTACCGCCTGTGGAACCCATTGTGAGAATTGCTACTTCGGCATCTTCCATCTTATATTCATCAACGATGGGATAATAACGCCCAAAGGCATCACCAAACTCTTTCTGGACTTTTTCAATTATCGGGAGGGCATTATTCATCGCTTCTATCGTCTGACGCTTATGTTCAAAGTAATAATCCTGGAGGTCGAGCATGCCTAATGTTATGGGATTGTTAACATCCAGAAGATTGTTGATGATTTTTCTCTCCCCTAACCACTGGGGAACTTTTTCATCTTCGATCAACTCAATCCTTTCCATACCGTGGCTGATGATGAAACCATCGGTCGTCACCATTGCCGGAAGCATTATTTCTTCTGCCATCTTTACCGCCATAATCGTCGTATCATAGGCTTCCTGAGTATTCTCAGTAAAAATCTGGAGCCATCCGGAATCCCGGGAGGCCAAAGAATCTGAGTGGTCACAGTGGATATTGATCGGACTCGAAAGAGCGCGATTAACGAGGCAGATGACAATCGGTAATCGTAAACCAGAAGCGATGAATAAAATCTCGTGCATCAATGCCAGTCCTTGGGAGGAGGTAGAGGTCATCACCCGGGCACCAGCAGCCGCGGCTCCCACACACGCGCTGAGTGCGGAATGTTCGCTCTCAGCAGGCACAAATTCGGTCGTTACCAGACCGTCGGCGACAAAAGATGCAAACAACTGGACCACCTCGGTAGCAGGAGTGATGGGATAGGCGGCGACCACATCTGGATTTATCTGCCGCATCGCTTCTGCCATTGCTTCATTGCCAGTTCGCGCTACAATCATTTTTCCTCCCTTACCATGGTAATTGCCTTTATCTTAGGTGGGCATTCTTCAGCGCAAATGCCACAACCCTTGCAATATTTATAATCTATTCCCTGGACCTTACCCTCTTTGACAATGATTGCAGAATCAGGACAGTAGATCCAGCAGATAAGACAGTGGGTGCATTTCTGGGCATCCCAGATTGGTTTGTCGCTCCGCCAATCACCGGTTTCAAATTCTTTACTGGTGCCTGATTTCCAGGCAAGACCGATAGGCAGTTCTCTCCAGCCCTTTTTTTCTTGCTTCATTCTTTAACCTCCTCGTAAGCCCTGATTATTGCCTTTATATTCCCTTCGACCACATCGGGACGATTGGGAAACTTGTGCTCCAGTCTTTTCTTTACTGATTCCAGCATCGGCTCAAATTCTAAGAGTTTTGAAACCTTGATAAGGGCACCGAGCATTGGTGTGTTGGGGATATCCCTCTTTAGAATCTCCTTTGCTATTTTGCTCGCATCCACCACATAGACTTTGATTTTTTTGTTTCCAATCTTTAATTGCTCCCTTATCTCCGATGCAGATTTCTGGGTATTGACCAGAAGAATGCCGTCTTCTTTTAAACCTTCAGTTACATCTATCGTCTCCATCAATGTGGAGTCGAGCACGACCACGATATCCGGATTTTTAATTCCACAATGCTGGAGGATGGGTTCGTCGGAGAGGCGATTAAAAGCAAATACCGGTGCACCCATGCGTTCCGGACCATATTCCGGAAAAGCCTGAATATATTTACCAGTCTCCACTGCCGCATCGGCAAAAAGCAGGGCAGCGGTCTTGGCACCTTGACCACCCCGGCCATGCCATCTAATCTCAAGTAATGCCATTATTCACTCCTTTTTCTTAAATTAACAAAAAGATAAACCCTGTTTATTGAATGTAAACCAGGGTTTTAAAGGAAATAAATTCCAAGTAATTTTTTACCAGTTTTATTATATCCAAATTTTCGATCCGGTCAAGGATATAATGCACTGGAGATCTCTTTAATTTTTGTCAAATTATTTTATGCGCGCTGGATTATTAGAGGTAGCCGCACCCTTCGGGGTGCGAAATACCCTAAGATTTAAAAACATTTATCCGCAGGCTAAAGCCTGCGCCTACCATTTTGCCGGTTACCACCCGACGACTTCAGGTTGGTATTTTTTATTTTTGCAAGGCTAAAGCTTGCCCTGCGAGAGAAGATCGGCCCTAACCTTCTCTGAAACTGAAATTACTAGAATTTTATTTACCCGCAGGTTTATTCTCTATAAAAATTTGGAGAGGATTCAGCTTAAAAACCTATTGAAAAGAGTGCAAAAATGGATATAATTCTGTAAAAAAGGAGCGAAAATGAAAAAATTCTTCCTTATAATATTGATCAGCACTGCCTTCATCCAGGCTCGGGGTATAAAAAGATACGGGTCGTTGGTTGAACTTGCACCAAAGGCAAGTTTTTATGTGAGCAACGATGCTTATTTCGGGATTGGTGGCGAATGTGTGGTCAACCCCCTTAGACAGATGGGTTTGAGATTCACCTTTACCGAAGCCGTTTTTGGAAACGGAACACGTTTCTACCTTAATTCTGAAGGATGGGAAGGTAGCGGATTTTCGCTGGATGGAATCTTCTATATCCCAATGACGGAGTTTGAACCTTATGTCCACGGCGGATTAGGATTTAATGTTTATGATTTACCGGGACCGGCGGGCAGCCATACCTTCTTCGTTTTCCGATTTGGTATGGGATTTAATTATTTTTTGAACTTAAAGACGAAGTTGTTTGGAGAACCTGGTATCATCATATACGATGTAGAAAATACCGAGACGATGTTCAGATTTTCCATGGGTATCCGTTTTGGAGTGTTTTAGAAAACATGCTTGATGAAGTAATTATCTCCAGGGCGATAATTGAGACTTACCTCAAAGACCTTCTAAATTACATCGACTCAGAGGTAATCATCGGGGGTGGAGGACCTTCAGGCTTGTGCGCGGGTTATTACTTGTCAAAGAAGGGTATTAAGACAGTCCTTTTTGAGAGCGGATTGAAGCTCGGCGGTGGCATGCCGGGTGGTGGGATGATGTTCAATAAAATTGTGGTGCAAAAACAAGGACTGGAAATTCTGGAGGAGTTTGGGATAAGATATAAGGAATATGAAAAGGGATATTATGTTGCGGACTCTCTGGAGGCTACAGCCTGCCTTGTGGACCGGGCTTTGAAGCAGGGTTTGAAGGTCTTCAATCTGATTAGGATTGAGGATGTTGTGATAAAAGAGGATCGTGTTTGCGGAGTGGTGGTCAACTGGACGAGTGTAGAGATGGCAAAACTCCATATCGATCCTCTGACATTCAAAACCAAAGCGGTAGTTGATGCAACGGGCCATCCATGTGAGATCGTGCATATTGTGGAGAAAAAAAGTGGCGGAAGGCTTTTGACTACCTCGGGTAAAATTGAAGGCGAGAAGTCAATGTGGGCTGAGGTTGCCGAAAGTATGACCTTAAAAAACACGCGTGAGGTCTATCCTGGTCTTTTTGTCTGTGGCATGGCGGCAAATGCCGTTTTCGGTGGACCTCGGATGGGTCCCATATTTGGGGGGATGCTGTTGTCCGGCAGGAAGGTGGCAGAAATATTAATAAAGAAACTGAGATAGAAAGAAGTTCAGTCGCTTTAAAGATTATCTCCAACCTTAGAAATAAGTTTTTCAAAGCGATAAGGATTTACCGCCAAAATTTAAGACTCATCTCCCGCAATTGCTGGTTATTCATCACTGGCACTTTCTTTATGGGAATGGGTTTTTCAGGCTTCATGCTCTTATTTAATCTCTATCTGAAGAGCGTAAGCCTCGGCGAAAGTCTTATTGGAAATATTATCACCGCCAGCACCGCAGGGACATTGCTCATGGCAATACCGGCATCCATAATCATCGAGCGCTACTCGATCAAGAAAATTTTGCTTTTATCAACACCAGGTGCCTTGATATGCTATTTTATTCAGGTTTCCACCCACCAGTATGGGCTTCTCCTTGGAGCAAGTTTCTGTTCGGGGATTGCCATGGTATTTTTCCAGGTAGCGGCCGCTCCATTTTTTATGCGGAATTCCACACCTCAGGAGCGACCGTATCTGTTCAGTTTAAACTTTGCCGCGGCGTTGATTGCCGGAATAATCGGCAGTCTTTTGGGTGGAGTGCTCCCAGGTATGATTGAAAGGCATGGGCTTGCTGGTGAACTGACCTATCGTTATACTCTGTATCTCTTCGGGGGTATGGTGATGATTGCTTTCATTCCTTATTTGATGCTTACAGAAAAGATGGGAATTCGAATTGATCGATCACCCCTAAAGATTGCCTTCAGGAGCAGCAGGTCGATTATTATAAAGTTATTTCTTCCTAACCTGGTTACCGGTCTCGGAGCCGGGCTGAGCATTCCCTTTATGAATCTTTATTTTAAAAACCACCTCCAGGTATCGACGCACGAGATCGGGATATATTTCAGTCTCTCCCAATCATTAATGATCACAGGACTTTTACTCGCCCCCCTCATTGCGGAAAAGATTGGTAAGATAAAAACCGTTTTTTATTCCCAGCTTTTTTCTATCCCCTTTTTACTCTTGATGGGTATAACCCGTGACATCACCCTGGCAGTGGTATCATTTCTGGTCCGGGCAGCACTGATGAACATGGCACAGCCTCTGTTCACCAATTTTGCCATGGAAAAGGTTCACAAAGAAGAACAGACCTTCACCAATGCCCTTTTAATCATCGCCTGGACTGCGGGCCGGGGATTGAGCGCGAGTATCGGTGGATTATTGATTGAAAAACTTTCTTCATATGCCCCGCCTTTTTTTACCACAGGGTTT
Above is a window of candidate division WOR-3 bacterium DNA encoding:
- a CDS encoding metallopeptidase TldD-related protein, which translates into the protein MKKFFFLILFVSIHLVKAYSSILNTMDEELNRSYKILQSTKPFPVYFIQYEIVDEHQIVINATLGVIVEEQENRHRYLDVDLRVGSYKLDNYHEIRGAEESEWWTTPAEVPIDDNPEALRLILWTETDKKFKSAQERYIKVLNERQVKVIESDTSPDFSKAPRIEYIGMIEDINLDQNLWKERLRKLSALFKDHTWIYSSRVALRAISQTKYLVNTEGTKLLHNQVSYHLQVYAATMADDGMELYLSYPVFARKIENLPDEEFLKSQIDSLIKNLYALKNAPLVEPYSGPAILMNRACGVFFHEIFGHRVEGHRQKSEFEGQTFTKKLNERIMPEFISIYDDPTMKKFNDKDLNGHYLFDDEGVKGARVTVVENGILKGFLMSRSPIANFPVSNGHGRRQAGRKVVARQGVLYIKSAKEVSFEELRRALIEECRRQNKPYGLIFYDIAGGFTITGREGPQTFKVIPLFVKKIYVDGRPDEVVRGVDIVGTPLLSLSKILLTGNDYEVFNGTCGAESGWVPVSAISPSILVSEIEVEKKAKGQERPPILPAPVESSR
- a CDS encoding HAD family hydrolase, whose amino-acid sequence is MIAYFSGRKMVKVIIFDLDGTLYTSPEVYQKFAEAAYHTYAKIKNTTLEQAKETLEKRRAEIKEEKGYPIPYTLALLSFGIPIEEWHNENIKYFDAGDYLKPDQELQGVLKKLKAKYKLAVFTNNNRIQTERILNALGIKELFDYIFTYENFRLIKPDPRVFQFLVKEIGFKPEECLMVGDRYHVDLLPAKEQGMAIFEVRGPADIAKLLDFNA
- a CDS encoding thiamine pyrophosphate-dependent enzyme, whose protein sequence is MMATLKELAQQGEKFLGGHRACAGCGATIVARQVLLAAQYPVVVGAATGCLEVISTIFPYSAWNVPYIHNAFENVAATMAGVEAAYKALKRKGKIDKELRFIAFGGDGGTYDIGLQALSGMIERRHRVLYVCYNNEAYMNTGIQRSSATPYGAHTTTSPAGTVLPGKLQPRKNLTEIVIAHEPAYAAQATIGYWNDLVTKVRKALDANGPSFINVFSPCRLGWAYPPEKTIAITRLAVETCVWPLYEYENGKYRITVKPKEKKPVEEFLKIQGRFAHLFKLKDKTPIEEFQAEVDRIWERLQKRCAE
- the porA gene encoding pyruvate ferredoxin oxidoreductase, which encodes MIVARTGNEAMAEAMRQINPDVVAAYPITPATEVVQLFASFVADGLVTTEFVPAESEHSALSACVGAAAAGARVMTSTSSQGLALMHEILFIASGLRLPIVICLVNRALSSPINIHCDHSDSLASRDSGWLQIFTENTQEAYDTTIMAVKMAEEIMLPAMVTTDGFIISHGMERIELIEDEKVPQWLGERKIINNLLDVNNPITLGMLDLQDYYFEHKRQTIEAMNNALPIIEKVQKEFGDAFGRYYPIVDEYKMEDAEVAILTMGSTGGTGKVAVDRMRKKGKKVGLVRCRIYRPFPKEAMLKAITKVRVLGIMDRADTLSTLGGHLYNDCRSILYESEKKPLLKNYIYGLGGRDISIEEIEEIFDQLLKIKDTGKVDKDIVYYGVRGE
- a CDS encoding 4Fe-4S binding protein, producing MKQEKKGWRELPIGLAWKSGTSKEFETGDWRSDKPIWDAQKCTHCLICWIYCPDSAIIVKEGKVQGIDYKYCKGCGICAEECPPKIKAITMVREEK
- a CDS encoding 2-oxoacid:acceptor oxidoreductase family protein, whose amino-acid sequence is MMALLEIRWHGRGGQGAKTAALLFADAAVETGKYIQAFPEYGPERMGAPVFAFNRLSDEPILQHCGIKNPDIVVVLDSTLMETIDVTEGLKEDGILLVNTQKSASEIREQLKIGNKKIKVYVVDASKIAKEILKRDIPNTPMLGALIKVSKLLEFEPMLESVKKRLEHKFPNRPDVVEGNIKAIIRAYEEVKE
- a CDS encoding sulfide-dependent adenosine diphosphate thiazole synthase — protein: MLDEVIISRAIIETYLKDLLNYIDSEVIIGGGGPSGLCAGYYLSKKGIKTVLFESGLKLGGGMPGGGMMFNKIVVQKQGLEILEEFGIRYKEYEKGYYVADSLEATACLVDRALKQGLKVFNLIRIEDVVIKEDRVCGVVVNWTSVEMAKLHIDPLTFKTKAVVDATGHPCEIVHIVEKKSGGRLLTTSGKIEGEKSMWAEVAESMTLKNTREVYPGLFVCGMAANAVFGGPRMGPIFGGMLLSGRKVAEILIKKLR
- a CDS encoding MFS transporter, producing MTGTFFMGMGFSGFMLLFNLYLKSVSLGESLIGNIITASTAGTLLMAIPASIIIERYSIKKILLLSTPGALICYFIQVSTHQYGLLLGASFCSGIAMVFFQVAAAPFFMRNSTPQERPYLFSLNFAAALIAGIIGSLLGGVLPGMIERHGLAGELTYRYTLYLFGGMVMIAFIPYLMLTEKMGIRIDRSPLKIAFRSSRSIIIKLFLPNLVTGLGAGLSIPFMNLYFKNHLQVSTHEIGIYFSLSQSLMITGLLLAPLIAEKIGKIKTVFYSQLFSIPFLLLMGITRDITLAVVSFLVRAALMNMAQPLFTNFAMEKVHKEEQTFTNALLIIAWTAGRGLSASIGGLLIEKLSSYAPPFFTTGFLYLVSSILLFVFFR